The Desulfobacterales bacterium sequence ACCCGCCGTGCGGATATGGGAAAAACATGAATCCCTGTCTGGATTGTCATGCGTTGATGTTCAGACTGGCCGGTGAAGTGATGAAGAAAAAAGGAATGGACTTTCTGTTCAGCGGTGAGGTCATGGGACAGCGTCCCATGTCACAGACCAGAACCTCGCTTCGGTATGTGGAAAAACATTCGGGTTTTGACGGATATATACTCCGGCCGTTGAGTGCAAAGAAACTTCCGGAAACCATCCCGGAGAAACAGGGTCAGGTAAACAGGGAACTGTTGCTTGATCTGTCCGGAAGGTCCCGTAAACCTCAAATTCAGCTTGCCGCAGAATTTGAAATCACTCAATATCCGGTGCCTGCCGGGGGGTGCCTTCTGACAGACAAAATTTACTCAATCCGGCTTAAGGATTTGTTTGATCACGGGGATTCTGATCAAGAGACGGATTTTTATCTGCTCAAATACGGCAGACATTTTCGTTTGAATCAGGCCGTAAAGCTCGTTGTCGGTCGAGCGCAGAAAGAAAACGAACAATTGTTGAAACTGTACAGGC is a genomic window containing:
- a CDS encoding tRNA 4-thiouridine(8) synthase ThiI; translated protein: MNSTKKVRALGLCSGGLDSILAALVLKEQGIVVEWITFETPFFSADKSVKASEMTGIPITVQQITTPYLDMLKHPPCGYGKNMNPCLDCHALMFRLAGEVMKKKGMDFLFSGEVMGQRPMSQTRTSLRYVEKHSGFDGYILRPLSAKKLPETIPEKQGQVNRELLLDLSGRSRKPQIQLAAEFEITQYPVPAGGCLLTDKIYSIRLKDLFDHGDSDQETDFYLLKYGRHFRLNQAVKLVVGRAQKENEQLLKLYRPEMDFILNISQIPGPVVLVPYGGSSEDIFLAASICASYSKAGKGTVADVLVRTPAGQYNIKGVAASPDEFRHLML